One window of Candidatus Nitrospira kreftii genomic DNA carries:
- a CDS encoding Na(+)-translocating NADH-quinone reductase subunit F produces MIEIILGVGFFTGIVLILAVLILSARSKLVASGHVTITINDKKSIETPIGGKLLGALGDAKIFISSACGGGGTCGVCRVKVFEGGGVILPTETSHINKREAREGYRLSCQVAVKQNMKIVIPDEVFGVKKWECTVRSNHNVATFIKELILELPQDEYVDFRAGGYIQVLCPPYEHSFKDFDIEERFRSDWDRLKLWDLVSKVHEPLERAYSMANYPEERGIIMLNIRIATPPPRVQNVPPGKMSSYLFGLKPGDKVTISGPFGEFFARDTDNEMVFIGGGAGMAPMRSHIFDQLGRLKAKRKMSFWYGARSKREMFYVDDFNKLAAAHDNFEWHVALSDPLPEDAWSGYTGFIHSVLYNEYLKTHPAPEDCEYYLCGPPMMNAAVIKMLLDQGVERENIMLDDFGG; encoded by the coding sequence ATGATTGAGATCATACTGGGAGTCGGATTTTTCACAGGGATCGTCCTCATTCTGGCTGTCCTCATTTTGAGTGCACGCTCGAAGCTGGTGGCCAGCGGCCATGTCACGATCACCATCAACGACAAGAAATCTATCGAAACTCCAATTGGAGGCAAGCTACTCGGTGCCCTTGGCGACGCCAAGATTTTTATTAGCTCTGCCTGCGGGGGCGGCGGTACGTGTGGTGTGTGCCGAGTCAAGGTCTTCGAAGGGGGTGGGGTCATTCTGCCGACTGAAACCTCGCATATCAACAAGCGTGAAGCGCGCGAGGGTTACCGTCTCTCCTGTCAGGTGGCAGTCAAGCAGAACATGAAGATCGTGATTCCGGATGAGGTGTTCGGGGTCAAGAAATGGGAATGTACCGTCCGCTCCAACCACAACGTGGCCACCTTCATCAAGGAACTGATCCTGGAACTTCCCCAGGATGAATATGTCGATTTCCGTGCCGGAGGGTACATCCAGGTTCTCTGCCCTCCGTATGAGCATTCTTTTAAGGATTTCGACATCGAAGAACGATTTCGCAGCGACTGGGACCGGCTGAAGCTCTGGGACCTTGTGTCCAAAGTCCATGAACCCCTCGAGCGCGCCTACTCCATGGCCAATTATCCTGAGGAACGTGGCATCATTATGCTCAATATTCGGATTGCCACTCCTCCACCCCGCGTGCAAAATGTGCCTCCGGGTAAAATGTCCTCCTACCTGTTCGGATTGAAACCGGGCGACAAGGTCACCATTTCCGGACCGTTCGGTGAGTTCTTTGCGCGTGACACCGACAACGAGATGGTGTTCATCGGCGGTGGGGCAGGGATGGCGCCCATGCGCTCGCACATTTTCGATCAACTGGGTCGCCTCAAGGCCAAACGCAAGATGTCCTTTTGGTATGGGGCTCGATCGAAGCGCGAGATGTTTTATGTCGACGATTTCAACAAGCTGGCGGCCGCGCACGACAACTTCGAGTGGCATGTCGCCCTGTCCGACCCACTCCCGGAAGACGCGTGGAGCGGGTATACCGGCTTCATCCATAGCGTACTCTATAATGAGTATCTCAAGACCCACCCGGCACCCGAGGACTGTGAATACTACCTCTGCGGACCGCCGATGATGAATGCCGCGGTGATCAAGATGCTGTTGGATCAGGGTGTGGAGCGGGAAAACATCATGCTCGACGACTTCGGGGGGTGA
- a CDS encoding FAD:protein FMN transferase produces MHPAIPRPRALIVLIVLLAAGAGFSLLRPEASVAELHMSGRTMGTTYSVKYRPAKAVPSLKAMQSEVDALLAEINHTMSTYDQESELSRFNRLRTTDWVPASASLLAVIKAALEIGAQSEGAFDITVGPLVNLWGFGPEFHPDRVPLERDIATARTRNGLDKVLLREIPPAIRKHRPDVFLDLSGIAKGYGVDRVAELMTAHGIEHYMVEIGGEIRVRGLKSHETPWRIAIEKPLPGERSVHTLLTLSDIALATSGNYRNFFEIAGRRYSHTIDPTTGWPVDNHVVSVTVLAETCMRADAWATAFQVLGPERGMAIAERLNLPVLFVIERDGQFEEQVCCAFQRYQKQGELS; encoded by the coding sequence ATGCATCCTGCTATTCCGCGCCCCCGTGCTCTCATTGTCTTGATCGTTCTGCTGGCTGCCGGTGCCGGCTTCAGTTTGTTGCGTCCCGAGGCGTCCGTCGCAGAGCTGCACATGAGTGGTCGCACCATGGGGACCACCTATAGCGTGAAATACCGCCCCGCCAAAGCTGTCCCCTCGCTGAAGGCGATGCAGAGCGAAGTTGACGCATTGCTGGCCGAGATTAATCACACCATGTCCACCTATGACCAGGAATCGGAACTGTCGCGCTTTAACCGTCTGCGCACCACCGACTGGGTGCCCGCATCCGCTTCGCTGCTTGCTGTGATCAAAGCCGCGCTCGAGATCGGCGCCCAGAGTGAAGGGGCGTTTGACATCACAGTTGGCCCCCTGGTTAATCTCTGGGGCTTCGGCCCCGAGTTTCATCCGGACCGCGTCCCGCTTGAACGCGACATCGCCACCGCACGCACACGCAACGGTCTCGATAAAGTTCTACTCCGTGAGATTCCACCGGCAATACGCAAACATCGCCCTGATGTCTTCCTGGATCTTTCCGGAATCGCCAAGGGCTATGGGGTGGACCGGGTTGCTGAACTTATGACCGCGCACGGTATTGAGCACTATATGGTTGAGATCGGTGGCGAGATACGGGTACGTGGGCTCAAGTCGCACGAGACCCCCTGGCGGATTGCGATTGAGAAACCGTTGCCAGGCGAACGCTCGGTGCACACGCTGCTGACGCTCAGCGACATTGCGCTCGCCACCTCGGGCAATTATCGAAACTTTTTTGAAATCGCCGGGCGACGCTATTCCCATACCATCGATCCGACCACCGGCTGGCCGGTCGATAATCATGTGGTGTCGGTGACCGTGCTGGCGGAGACCTGCATGCGAGCCGACGCCTGGGCCACCGCGTTTCAGGTATTGGGACCTGAGCGTGGCATGGCCATAGCCGAACGGCTCAACCTTCCCGTCCTCTTCGTCATCGAACGTGATGGACAATTCGAGGAACAGGTCTGCTGTGCCTTCCAACGGTACCAGAAACAGGGGGAACTGTCATGA
- a CDS encoding (Na+)-NQR maturation NqrM: protein MTIFLVTFLVMGIAILAMAVGVLLGRRPIGGSCGGLERLGLECDAGCDKPCPERLARMQSTSREQL, encoded by the coding sequence ATGACCATTTTCCTGGTGACCTTTCTTGTCATGGGTATTGCCATCCTGGCTATGGCCGTGGGTGTCTTGCTCGGTCGCCGTCCGATCGGCGGCAGTTGCGGCGGTCTTGAGCGTCTTGGTCTGGAGTGCGATGCCGGTTGCGACAAGCCCTGCCCGGAACGTCTTGCCCGTATGCAGTCTACCAGCAGAGAACAGCTATAA
- a CDS encoding Inorganic pyrophosphatase — protein MKEKKIIGADTDKTIERRGGSDPFQRLLGLMFKAHPWHGVSIGEQAPDVVTAYIEIVPTDTVKYEVDKSSGFLKVDRPQRFSNHCPVYYGLIPQTYSGCQVAGIFAKRARRRDVVGDGDPLDICVLSEKSIPHSDILLTALPIGGLSLADGGEADDKIIAVMRDDAVYGNFTDIAQCPAALLDRLQHYFLTYKSAPGSTHHKVEITSVYGREEARKVIRAGHADYCAKYPELSSLWPKKL, from the coding sequence ATGAAAGAGAAGAAAATAATTGGAGCGGATACGGACAAGACGATTGAGCGACGCGGAGGAAGCGATCCCTTTCAGCGCCTGCTCGGACTCATGTTCAAGGCACATCCGTGGCATGGCGTGTCCATCGGGGAGCAAGCTCCGGACGTGGTCACGGCCTACATCGAAATCGTCCCGACTGACACGGTTAAGTATGAAGTGGATAAGAGCAGTGGCTTTCTCAAGGTGGACCGACCGCAGCGATTTTCCAACCACTGCCCGGTCTACTATGGCCTCATTCCGCAGACGTACTCTGGCTGCCAGGTCGCCGGCATCTTCGCCAAGCGAGCCCGCCGCAGGGACGTGGTCGGGGATGGGGATCCGCTCGACATCTGCGTGTTGTCAGAGAAGAGCATTCCTCATAGCGATATCCTCCTGACGGCGCTGCCGATCGGCGGGTTGAGCCTGGCCGACGGCGGCGAGGCCGACGACAAAATCATCGCCGTGATGCGCGACGACGCCGTGTACGGTAACTTCACGGACATTGCACAATGTCCGGCAGCCCTTCTGGATCGTCTCCAACATTATTTTCTGACTTATAAGAGTGCGCCCGGATCTACTCACCATAAAGTGGAGATTACCAGCGTGTACGGACGAGAGGAAGCGCGGAAAGTCATCCGAGCGGGACACGCCGACTATTGTGCGAAGTATCCGGAGCTGAGTTCCCTATGGCCGAAGAAGCTGTAG
- a CDS encoding Tetratricopeptide repeat (TPR) protein — protein MRLSRLLALTGRKWTMNSAHILGFAAAALLTYAAPGSAAEPTVVPTPPSPSDTVPLYTDLGSHHKRISTQVSATQQYFNQGLRLVYGFNHAEAIRSFTRAAALDPTCAMCYWGIALAYGPHVNAPMDQSSGVAAYAAVQKALALKSHATASERAYIEALAQRYEADPPDDRARLDRLYSRMMEKVAKTYPKDLDAATLYAESLMDLRPWNYWRPDGTPYPETKDIVRQLEGVLTRNPNHPGACHYYIHAVEAVNPKAAVPCAERLARLMPGEGHMIHMPSHIYIRVGRWNDAVQANHHAIHTDEEFIEGQRPMGVYPLAYYPHNIHFFAFASTMAGRSTQAIEAASTLTSKVNLDAARQVGLLQEMLPYHTLTLTTFGKWDEVLAEPLPPEDIPFSYTMAQYARGVAHAAKGEWAEAQTALDTVAATEAATPEGAEGKTALSIAVHALSGEIATRRGDLNAGITHFREAAKTEDGGLYFEPPKWYYPIRHSLGAALVKVGQHAEAEKVYREDLRRFPENGWSLFGLAQALRAQGKDTEAAATESRFRRAWTGADVTLTASRF, from the coding sequence ATGAGACTATCACGGTTGCTTGCGTTGACTGGAAGGAAGTGGACCATGAATTCCGCCCACATCCTCGGATTCGCCGCGGCTGCTCTGCTCACCTACGCCGCTCCCGGTTCGGCCGCAGAACCGACGGTTGTGCCTACGCCGCCGAGTCCTTCCGATACGGTCCCTCTCTACACAGACCTCGGCTCCCACCACAAACGCATCTCCACTCAAGTCTCTGCCACGCAGCAGTACTTCAACCAGGGCCTGCGACTCGTCTACGGCTTCAACCATGCAGAAGCGATCCGCTCATTCACCCGCGCCGCAGCACTCGATCCCACCTGCGCCATGTGCTACTGGGGAATCGCACTCGCCTACGGGCCGCACGTCAACGCTCCCATGGATCAGTCGAGCGGAGTCGCCGCCTATGCAGCGGTGCAGAAAGCACTGGCGCTCAAGTCCCACGCCACAGCGTCTGAGCGCGCGTATATCGAGGCGCTGGCGCAACGCTATGAAGCGGACCCACCGGACGATCGTGCCCGGTTGGACAGATTGTATTCGCGCATGATGGAGAAGGTCGCCAAGACCTATCCCAAGGATCTCGACGCGGCGACTCTGTATGCCGAGTCGCTGATGGACCTCCGCCCGTGGAACTACTGGCGACCCGACGGCACTCCCTACCCCGAAACCAAAGACATCGTACGCCAGCTCGAGGGGGTCCTCACGCGCAACCCCAATCATCCCGGTGCTTGTCATTACTACATCCACGCGGTCGAAGCAGTGAACCCGAAAGCCGCGGTGCCGTGCGCCGAACGTCTCGCTCGGCTCATGCCGGGAGAAGGGCACATGATCCACATGCCCTCGCACATCTACATCCGCGTTGGACGGTGGAACGATGCCGTGCAGGCCAACCACCATGCTATCCATACCGACGAGGAGTTCATCGAAGGACAACGCCCGATGGGCGTCTATCCCCTCGCGTACTACCCGCACAACATCCACTTCTTCGCCTTCGCCTCCACGATGGCGGGGCGCAGTACGCAGGCGATCGAGGCAGCCAGTACACTCACCTCTAAGGTAAACCTCGATGCCGCGCGCCAAGTCGGGCTGCTGCAGGAGATGCTGCCGTACCACACGCTCACGCTCACGACGTTCGGAAAATGGGACGAGGTGCTCGCCGAACCCCTTCCACCTGAAGACATCCCTTTCTCATACACCATGGCCCAGTACGCTCGCGGTGTGGCGCACGCCGCCAAGGGCGAGTGGGCTGAGGCACAAACTGCCCTCGACACGGTAGCTGCGACCGAAGCTGCGACGCCTGAAGGTGCCGAGGGCAAGACCGCGCTCTCGATTGCCGTGCATGCGCTGTCCGGCGAGATCGCGACTCGTCGCGGTGACCTCAACGCTGGCATCACCCACTTCCGGGAGGCAGCCAAGACCGAAGACGGAGGACTCTACTTCGAACCGCCCAAGTGGTATTACCCGATTCGGCACTCGCTTGGTGCCGCGCTGGTGAAAGTGGGACAACATGCAGAAGCCGAAAAGGTGTATCGCGAAGACCTCCGACGCTTCCCAGAGAACGGCTGGTCTCTGTTTGGACTGGCGCAAGCACTCCGGGCCCAGGGGAAGGACACTGAAGCGGCCGCAACTGAATCGCGCTTCCGCCGTGCGTGGACAGGCGCAGATGTGACGCTGACGGCATCAAGGTTCTAG
- a CDS encoding Ubiquinone biosynthesis methyltransferase UbiE, protein MTSATIGEMDSLKARLKSIWTAGDYDRFSRFMEGSAREFYERLNIAPGCKLLDIACGSGQLALMAAKDGIEVTGVDIAGNLVERARARAQAEGLNAIFQEADAELLPFEDASFDVVVTLIGAMFAPQPQLVAQELLRVCVPGGTIAMANWTPQGFVGQMFKAVSKFIAPSGMPAPVLWGDEATVRERLGHGTSELNLTRRQYLFDYPFSPSEVVEFFRLHYGPTNRAFASLNAEAQAQLRQELETLWAAHNRSGTDSTIVFAEYLEVVGIRT, encoded by the coding sequence ATGACGAGTGCAACGATCGGAGAAATGGACAGTCTAAAAGCTCGGCTCAAATCAATCTGGACGGCAGGAGACTATGATCGCTTCTCGCGATTCATGGAGGGAAGCGCGCGCGAGTTTTACGAACGCTTGAACATTGCGCCGGGCTGCAAGTTGCTGGACATCGCCTGTGGGTCCGGGCAACTGGCGCTGATGGCGGCAAAAGACGGTATCGAGGTGACCGGTGTGGATATCGCGGGCAACCTAGTGGAGCGGGCACGTGCTCGCGCACAAGCGGAGGGGCTGAATGCCATTTTTCAAGAGGCCGATGCGGAATTGCTTCCGTTCGAGGATGCGAGCTTTGACGTCGTGGTGACGCTAATCGGCGCGATGTTCGCCCCGCAGCCTCAGCTGGTTGCTCAAGAATTGCTTCGTGTGTGCGTACCGGGAGGCACTATCGCCATGGCCAATTGGACGCCCCAGGGGTTTGTTGGGCAGATGTTCAAGGCCGTATCAAAGTTCATCGCTCCATCCGGAATGCCGGCGCCGGTTTTGTGGGGTGATGAAGCCACCGTCCGTGAGCGACTTGGCCATGGAACCTCAGAACTCAACCTCACGAGACGGCAGTACCTCTTCGACTATCCATTTTCACCCTCGGAGGTCGTAGAATTCTTTCGACTGCATTACGGACCGACGAACAGAGCATTCGCGTCGCTGAATGCCGAAGCACAAGCGCAATTGAGGCAAGAGCTCGAAACACTCTGGGCGGCGCACAACCGAAGCGGGACGGACTCCACCATTGTCTTTGCGGAATATCTCGAAGTTGTTGGTATTCGGACATGA
- a CDS encoding Transcriptional regulator, AraC family, translating to MDVLSEVLRAVKLDGAVFFNGEFSSPWCAREPDACTMASHLPTRPKHVIIFHLVTEGKGYVRIEEDDRAVPLEAGDIVILPQGNAHFIGNGPPVTPIDSAAQLRRVLAEGRMISQVGGGGELTKLICGYLTCDHQLCQVFLTGLPPIVKVHIRDSPSGQWLEDTFRYSVDHVEASGPGVAAVIAKLSEVLFVDTLRRYIGTMPPSQIGWLAGVRDPDVGKALALLHKQPSHPWTIASLANEVGISRSVLAERFRHYLSDTPMGYLTRWRLQVAAQELRSTSKSVAEVANVVGYESEPSFNRAFKREFGVPPARFRTQTRSLKCKN from the coding sequence ATGGATGTGCTGTCTGAAGTTCTAAGAGCCGTGAAGCTGGACGGCGCGGTCTTCTTCAACGGTGAATTTTCGTCGCCGTGGTGCGCACGCGAACCCGACGCCTGCACGATGGCGTCGCATCTCCCTACCCGTCCCAAGCACGTCATCATCTTTCATCTCGTGACTGAAGGGAAAGGGTACGTTCGCATCGAAGAAGACGACCGCGCGGTGCCTCTTGAAGCCGGCGATATCGTCATCCTTCCGCAGGGCAATGCGCATTTTATAGGCAACGGCCCTCCCGTCACACCGATCGACAGTGCGGCACAACTACGGCGGGTGCTGGCCGAAGGACGTATGATTTCTCAGGTCGGAGGCGGCGGAGAACTCACCAAGCTGATCTGCGGCTACCTGACATGCGATCACCAACTCTGTCAGGTCTTTCTGACCGGGCTTCCTCCGATCGTCAAGGTTCATATCCGGGACAGCCCGTCAGGACAGTGGTTGGAAGATACGTTCCGTTACTCCGTCGACCACGTGGAAGCATCGGGACCGGGAGTCGCGGCGGTCATCGCCAAATTGTCGGAGGTGTTGTTCGTGGACACGTTGCGGAGGTACATCGGGACAATGCCGCCGTCACAAATAGGCTGGCTTGCTGGCGTGCGCGATCCGGACGTAGGGAAGGCACTGGCGCTCTTACACAAGCAGCCATCACACCCCTGGACGATCGCTTCGTTGGCCAATGAGGTTGGCATATCCCGATCAGTGTTGGCCGAACGCTTTCGGCATTATCTGTCGGACACCCCGATGGGATACTTGACGCGCTGGAGGTTGCAGGTCGCCGCTCAGGAGTTGAGGTCCACTTCCAAGAGCGTGGCCGAAGTGGCGAACGTGGTGGGATATGAGTCCGAGCCGTCATTCAATCGCGCCTTCAAACGGGAGTTCGGGGTCCCCCCGGCAAGGTTCCGCACCCAGACAAGATCCCTTAAATGTAAGAATTGA
- a CDS encoding hypothetical protein (conserved protein of unknown function), giving the protein METGQNITETELRLSYRYIKEHPWVVNAVNGFLSAYFMEQPSFRVQRHFDELQSGMHVWICEVPNTMKMTTLLRRLQADIPPCRHNQTTIEPTRRPQYLIDSLE; this is encoded by the coding sequence ATGGAAACCGGACAAAATATCACGGAAACCGAGCTTCGGCTGAGCTACCGCTATATCAAGGAGCATCCCTGGGTCGTGAATGCCGTGAACGGTTTTCTCTCTGCCTACTTCATGGAGCAGCCAAGCTTTCGTGTGCAACGACATTTTGATGAGTTGCAATCCGGCATGCACGTATGGATTTGTGAAGTGCCGAATACGATGAAGATGACAACATTGCTGCGAAGACTGCAAGCGGATATCCCACCCTGCCGGCACAATCAAACCACAATCGAACCGACACGTCGTCCTCAATACCTCATCGATTCACTCGAGTAG
- a CDS encoding Saccharopine dehydrogenase: MKRVLVLGAGKIGSLIACLLNQSGHYEVHLGDMTLDGPKHLVEDFGLERVTPYLLDVRHPDAVSTYLSAHHFDAILSSLPYFCNPTVAGLALTHNLHYFDLTEDIEVTNQIKVLSAGATHAFMPQCGLAPGFISIVAHELMTHFETLDTVKMRVGALPVHPSNALKYSLTWSTDGLINEYGNVCYGIEEGEKVPLQPLEGYETLELDGLLYEAFNTSGGLGTLADSYAGRVRTMNYKTLRYPGHCEKIHLLMKDLKLNEDRETLKRVLERAIPQTLQDVVLIYASVTGTKGGGLFEENYAKKIYPQCIKGKLWSAIQVTTASSACCVMDLVLKNPAQYHGFVTQESIPLQTFLDNDLGASFR; the protein is encoded by the coding sequence ATGAAGCGTGTGCTTGTGCTGGGGGCCGGCAAGATCGGTTCTTTGATTGCCTGCCTACTCAATCAATCCGGCCACTACGAGGTTCATCTAGGCGATATGACCCTCGATGGGCCAAAGCATTTGGTCGAAGACTTCGGCTTGGAACGGGTTACTCCCTATCTGCTCGACGTACGGCATCCAGACGCCGTCAGCACCTACCTTTCAGCTCATCATTTTGATGCGATTCTTTCGAGTCTCCCCTATTTCTGCAATCCCACGGTCGCCGGCCTGGCCTTGACCCATAACCTCCACTACTTCGACCTCACGGAAGATATCGAAGTGACGAACCAGATCAAAGTGTTAAGCGCAGGGGCTACCCATGCCTTTATGCCCCAATGTGGTCTGGCGCCGGGATTCATCAGCATCGTCGCCCACGAGCTCATGACCCATTTCGAAACGTTGGATACAGTCAAGATGCGGGTGGGCGCGTTACCCGTGCATCCAAGCAATGCTCTCAAGTACTCCCTTACCTGGTCAACGGACGGACTGATCAACGAATACGGCAATGTCTGTTACGGCATCGAAGAAGGCGAGAAGGTCCCCCTCCAGCCACTCGAGGGATATGAGACCCTGGAGCTGGATGGACTCCTGTATGAAGCCTTCAATACGTCAGGAGGGTTGGGCACGTTGGCCGATAGTTATGCCGGAAGAGTCAGAACCATGAACTACAAGACACTCCGCTATCCCGGCCACTGCGAAAAAATTCACTTGTTAATGAAAGACCTCAAGCTGAACGAAGACCGCGAGACACTCAAGCGCGTGCTCGAGCGGGCGATTCCTCAAACCTTGCAGGACGTCGTCCTGATCTATGCGTCGGTCACCGGGACGAAAGGTGGCGGATTATTTGAGGAGAATTACGCGAAAAAGATTTACCCTCAATGCATCAAGGGTAAACTATGGTCGGCCATTCAAGTGACGACTGCTTCCAGTGCCTGCTGTGTCATGGATCTTGTCTTGAAGAACCCTGCGCAGTACCATGGATTTGTGACACAGGAATCGATTCCATTGCAGACCTTTTTGGACAATGACTTAGGAGCCTCGTTCAGATGA
- a CDS encoding Aldehyde dehydrogenase has translation MSTIHTAVLRDLGIQAVNSGGSTGSTWWSGRNDGSLLSSINPSTGEQIAGVYPCSSDDYQRIVKESVEAFRTWRMIPAPKRGEIIRLIGQALREKKDQLGTLVSLEVGKIKAEGDGEVQEMIDMADFAVGQSRMLYGVTMQSERPAHRMSEQWHPLGPVGVITAFNFPVAVWAWNAFVAAIAGDTVIWKPSPKAPLCAIAVQQICNRVMQQQGFQGIFSLFVTDQAALAEQMVQDERLPLISFTGSVPVGRQVAATVGQRLGRTLLELSGNNAVIVDETADLDMAVRAIVFGSVGTAGQRCTTTRRLLIHESRYEELVGRLIKAYAQVHIGNPLDQDILMGPLIDQVAVENYRAALDEIKKEGGEIVYGGRVLNRPGYFVEPTIVRAQNRWPIVQRETFAPILYVMPFQTMDEAITMQNDVPQGLSSAIFSNDVRHGEQFVSAAGSDCGIANINIGTSGAEIGGAFGGEKETGGGREAGSDSWKAYMRRQTNTVNWGRELPLAQGIKFGS, from the coding sequence ATGAGCACCATTCATACCGCCGTACTACGTGATCTGGGTATCCAAGCCGTGAATTCCGGAGGAAGTACTGGTAGCACTTGGTGGTCCGGACGAAATGATGGATCCCTTCTCTCTTCGATCAATCCTTCTACAGGGGAGCAAATCGCGGGGGTCTATCCATGTTCATCGGATGATTATCAGCGGATTGTAAAAGAATCTGTAGAGGCATTCCGCACCTGGCGCATGATCCCGGCCCCAAAGCGAGGTGAGATCATTCGGCTCATTGGCCAGGCCCTTCGTGAGAAGAAAGATCAGTTGGGAACGTTGGTGTCCCTGGAGGTCGGCAAGATCAAGGCGGAGGGCGATGGAGAAGTCCAGGAGATGATCGACATGGCTGATTTTGCCGTCGGCCAGTCACGGATGCTTTACGGTGTGACGATGCAATCAGAACGGCCGGCTCACCGGATGAGTGAACAGTGGCATCCGCTGGGGCCGGTGGGTGTCATCACGGCGTTCAATTTTCCCGTCGCCGTATGGGCTTGGAACGCCTTCGTGGCCGCCATTGCCGGTGATACCGTCATTTGGAAACCGTCGCCCAAGGCGCCGCTCTGTGCCATTGCAGTGCAGCAGATTTGCAATCGAGTGATGCAGCAACAGGGGTTTCAAGGAATTTTTTCACTCTTCGTCACCGATCAGGCGGCGCTCGCAGAGCAGATGGTGCAGGATGAACGGCTGCCTCTCATTTCCTTCACCGGATCGGTTCCGGTGGGCCGTCAGGTTGCCGCCACGGTAGGACAGCGATTAGGGAGAACGCTCCTCGAACTCAGCGGCAATAATGCCGTCATCGTCGATGAAACCGCTGATCTGGACATGGCGGTCCGAGCAATAGTGTTTGGGTCTGTTGGGACGGCAGGCCAGCGCTGCACGACGACCAGACGACTTCTGATTCATGAGTCGCGATATGAGGAATTGGTCGGCAGACTCATCAAGGCCTATGCCCAAGTTCATATTGGAAATCCGCTTGACCAAGACATCCTCATGGGGCCGCTCATCGACCAGGTGGCCGTGGAAAACTATCGCGCTGCACTCGACGAGATCAAAAAAGAAGGTGGTGAAATTGTGTATGGTGGGCGAGTGCTGAATCGTCCAGGGTATTTTGTTGAACCAACGATCGTGCGGGCCCAGAACCGATGGCCGATCGTGCAGCGCGAAACGTTTGCACCGATCCTGTATGTTATGCCGTTCCAAACCATGGACGAAGCCATCACCATGCAGAACGATGTCCCACAGGGCCTCTCTTCCGCCATATTTTCAAATGATGTGCGTCATGGTGAGCAATTCGTGTCTGCAGCGGGAAGTGATTGCGGCATCGCTAACATCAACATTGGAACATCCGGTGCCGAGATCGGGGGCGCCTTCGGTGGAGAAAAGGAAACAGGCGGAGGTCGTGAAGC